A stretch of DNA from Acidimicrobiia bacterium:
GACCACGCCGCATCGGGCCGGTGCCGGCGTAGCAGCGCCTTGACATCGACGCCACGCCCTGTGGTAGTCGGCTCGAGATGCGCGACCGCCTTGCCCCGGCGAACGATTGTGTAGTGCTCGCCGCGGTGTTCGACCCCGTCGAGTAAATCGGCGAAGTGCCGAGCTGCCTCGGTGGCTGTGATATCTGGCATATGATCAGATTATCAGATTCAAGTCTCGCGATAAAGGCCCCCGCCCCGCATATCACTAGATATGTCTGACAGAAACGCACAGTCAGCCGAGCACACCAGAAGGGCACGCCGGAGCTCGGCTCTCCCGGCATAGGTCGACCGCCGTGCGAGTTGCCCTGCTAGCTGATCACCTCGATGGCGTCCGATACCGCACGGATCAACCCGAAGATCGTGGCGCCTATCACTCCGGCGAAGCCCAGAGTGGTCACGGCTGTAGAGAGACGGTTGGGTCGTATCGCCTGCCACCAGTACAGAACGGTACCCACCGCGGTCACAACCACGAATGCTGATGCGATGACCGGCGGATCGCAGTCGCACGCCTGCCTGGAGAACAGCAGGAACGGGGCGGTCAGCCCGGCCAACCCGGCACCGAGGACAGACAGAAGGGCGTAGGCCCATCGGGCGGAACCCTCAGCGGTGGGCAGCCCGCGGTTCAGTATCCCGAACATCCACTCCATGAACGCACCAAACCCGACGAACAACGCGACGATCGTCCCCACCACCAGGACTTCGTTGCCGAGGATGAGAAAGTCGATATTGTCGGGGTTCAGCACGTCGGACGTTGCGCTACCCACCGAGAACAGCAGCAGCCCAAACACCACCCCTCGCCACCGGCCCGACCAGGCCAACCAGGGACGAAAGACCAGGTACATGACCGCTCCCATTACCCCCACGAAAACCCCGACGAAGATCACCAAACCCAGAGTGCCATCCAGGGTGATCTGCCCCACGGTGAACCCCGCTTCCGTAGTGGCACCCTGAGCGGAATCCGCGGCAGCCGCCCCGGCAATCCGCATGAACAACCGACCACCCCCACCTCCCACCAACATCCCGGTCACCAGCCCGGCCAGCCCCGCAACAGTGATGTGCCGGGTCAAGCCGAACCATGTCCGAAACGGCGGTACCGCCACGCCCTGGGCAGCAGTAATCATCCTCGACAACGCCATGGTCCTCCCTCATCTGTCGGGCCACCTCAAACTATCAGAAGGGTCAGGGGATTGAGAGGTGACGCAGGTCAACTAACTC
This window harbors:
- a CDS encoding type II toxin-antitoxin system prevent-host-death family antitoxin — protein: MPDITATEAARHFADLLDGVEHRGEHYTIVRRGKAVAHLEPTTTGRGVDVKALLRRHRPDAAWSTELTDLRGLLEIEDRA